TGTCATACCGCAGTATTAACCAGCTTGAAGATGATACTGTAAAGGTTGAGCATACTCAACAGGTTATCAAAACGTCGACCAGTTTGTTGCAGCAACTTATTGATGCCGAAACCGGCATGCGCGGTTATTGCGCTACCGGTAAAAAGCCTTTTTTGGAGCCTTATAACTCCGCCTTACCAAGTATAGGAAGCGATTTGGACAAACTGCGCGGGCTGATTGAAGATAACCCGGTGCAGGTAAAGCGTGTTGAAATTTTATATAAGCTAATAGGCAACCAGCTGGGTATTTTGAGCAATAACATTAAAACCCGCGATGATAAGGGCTTGAGCTATATGGTGGCTAATGATATGCTGATCAACGGCAAAGCCAATATGGATAAAGTACGGGCCGTTATTACAACCGTTATTGAAACAGAGCAGGCCTTGCTGGTTAAACGAAAAAATGCCACCAAGGTTTCGTCAGACCAGGCCATATTTATAATTATAGCAGGTTCGGCAATATTCCTGGTAATCATTATCATCCTGTTCTATTACATCCAAGGCACATTCAATCGCCAAAAGAAAATTGAGCAGGAGATTACCGACACCAACGTTCAGTTAGGCGCGGTTTTGCGCGAAAATGAAGCCAAAAACTGGCTGCTTACCGGTACCGGCCTGCTTAACGAGAAGATGCAAGGCCAGCAAACCGAGAAGGAACTTGCAACCAACGTTATAAACGAGATTTGTAATTATACAGGCGCGCTTACCGGTACATTTTATTTGCTGAATGACCAGGATGAACGTCTTGACCTGTACGGATCCTACGCGTTCCACAACCCGGATTCGCTGAAAAAAACCATACGCTTGTCCGAAGGGGTGCTGGGCCAGGTCGCTGTTGAGCAAAAAGCCAAAGTGGTTAAAGGGAAGCTGAATAGCAAGCTGGAGCTGAGTACATCGGTACTGGCAAATGAGCTTACCGACAGCTTTATTGTACCATTCTTTTACGATAAAAAACTGAAGGGTGTAATGGAACTGGCCTACCAGGGTGAGATGCATGAAGCTGTGCGCGATTATATCCTGAGCGCTACTAACGATATCGGCATCGCCATAAACACGTCGCAGGCACGCACCATCATGCACGATCTGTTTGAAGAAACACAGCAGCAGGCCGAAGAATTGGAAGCGCAACAGGAAGAGATGCGTGTTACCAACGAGGAGTTGCTTAACAAAACAGAAATGCTACAGGCTTCAGAAGAGGAGCTACGCGTGCAGCAGGAAGAATTGCGCACGATCAATGCTGAACTTGAGGAGAAGGCAAGTTTACTTGAAGAGAAAAATCAGGCTATTGAAGAAGCTCGCCAGGCTATCAACCTGAAAGTTGAGGAGCTTGAATCTACCGGAAAATACAAATCGGAGTTTTTGGCGAACATGAGCCACGAGCTGCGTACGCCGCTTAACAGTATTCTGGTATTGGCGCGTATTCTGAAAGACAATAAATCAGACAACCTGAGCGAGGATCAGTTAAAGTATGCCAGCGTTATCTTTAATGCAGGTAATGATTTGCTAACGCTGATCAATGATATCCTTGATCTTTCAAAAATTGAATCGGGTAAGCTGGAGATGCAGAATGAGCATGTACGGGTTAACGATATTTTGAAAGATATGGAAATGATGTTTGGCGAAGTGGCGGCTAATAAACGCATTAGCTACACCACCAGCAGCACCGCCAATATTCCAGCGACGATATTTACCGATAAGGTTCGGGTGGAACAAATTATCAAAAACCTGCTTTCAAACGCGTTCAAATTTACGTCAGAAAATGGCAGCATTATGCTGAACGCTACCGCCAATACCGTGAACGGAACCATCAGTTTCCATATTAAGGATACAGGTATTGGTATACCTGCTGAGAAGCAAAAGCTGATCTTTGAGGCATTTCAGCAGGCGGATGGATCGACCAGCCGTAAATATGGTGGTACAGGCCTGGGCTTATCCATTAGTCGCGAACTTGCAGCGTTGCTTGGAGGAAGAATAACCTTACAAAGCGAGCAAAACGTGGGCAGTGAATTCACGCTGACCATACCTTTTGAGGCCGCCCAAACTGAAACAAACGAAGAAGATGTACTACCTACCGTAGAGACCTTCTCTCCGCCGAAAGAGTTTTTAAAACCGGCCGCGCAAATAGCCAAAAAGAAAAACGGCGAGCCGCTGGTGGTAATTGTTGAGGATGATAAGAACTTTGCCGACATCCTGAAAGATTACTCGCGGGATCATGGTTATAAATCCATCATGGTAAACGAGGGTACCAACGCCTACCAGATAATTAAGGACAGCCAGCCCGATGCCGTAATATTAGATATTATGCTGCCGGGCAAGGATGGCTGGCAGATACTGCGTGAGCTTAAGCATGACGAAGCTACTATGCATATACCGGTACACCTCATGTCGGCCGGCGAGGCCGCGGCTAACCGTGTGCGTAAAGAGGGGGCTATCAGTTTCATGAAAAAACCTATTGATACCAACGCGCTCGATAAGTTGTTTACCGATATTATGCAGCAAAGCGGCGCTAAATTCAAGCAGATATTACTGGTTGAGGATCATCAGGCACAAAGCCAGGCGCTTAAGGATATGATGCAGGCGCAGGGTATTGAGGTTGATCAGGCTTTCGATGGCGAATCAGCCTACCGCATGCTGCATGAAAATGAATACCAGTGTGTAATACTTGACCTTAACCTGCCTGATATTTCAGGGCTGGACCTGTTGGATAAGATCAAGGCGGTTGATAAATTCCTGGAGCTGCCGGTTATCATCAACACCGCTATGGAGCTTGACAAGACATCGGTAACCAGGCTGATGCAGTACGCCAACGCGATGGTTATTAAAACCAACAAATCGTCGGACAGGCTGATAGATGAGGTTAACTTGTTCCTGAACAAAATTGCCGAATCATCAAAAACAGAGGTTGACCTTACAGCTCCAAAACCAAAATCAATATCAAAAGGCAAAGAAGTCATCAAAAACAAAAAGGTATTGATTGTGGATGACGATATGCGTAACATATTTGCCCTGAGCAGCGCGCTGCAAAGCTATGATATGAACGTGGAGATAGCCAACGATGGGGAAGAGGCTTTAGCAAAACTTGACGAAATACCCGATGTTGATATTGTGCTGATGGACATTATGATGCCTAAGATGGATGGCTACGAGGCTACACGCCAGATCAGGAAGCAAAACAAATGGGCTAAATTACCTGTAATAGCGTTAACGGCAAAGGCCATGAAGGATGACCGGGAAAAATGCATAGCTGCCGGCGCTAACGATTATATAACCAAGCCGGTTGATATGGACAGGCTGATAGCGCTGATGCAGCTTTGGCTCGAAAGCTAATATAATGAAGGTACAGTTAAGCGGCATAACACCCGAGGAGTTAAACGAATTGATTACTCTGGTTAAGGGGGTACACGGGTTTGATTTTAGCGATTACGGCAAGGCATCGCTTACCAGGCGCGTAAGCCGTATCATGAGCCTCAAAAAGCTTTCGTTTTATGAGCTAAAGCACCGGATTGTAAATGCCGAAGGCTTTTTTCAGCACTTTTTAGAGGAAGTTACGGTTAATGTAACTGAGATGTTTCGCGACCCTAACTTTTACCGCTCGGTAAATGAGTTGGTTGTGCCTTACCTGTCCACCTATCAGCATGTAAAAATATGGACGGCCGGCTGTTCATCAGGTGAGGAAGTTTATTCGCTGGCTATCCTGTTGCGCGAAGCGGGCATTAAACACAAATGCTTTGTTTACGGAACCGACATTAATACCGAGGTTTTAAAAGAGGCGCGTAAGGGTATCTACAGCTTTCGCAAAATAAAAAGCTATGCCGAAAATTATATTTACACGGGTTTAAAGGGGTCGCTAACCGACCATTTTACCATTATGTATGATGCCGCCACCATTCACAGCGAATTAAAGCAGGATACCTTGTTCTCGGTACATAACCTGGTTTCGGACGGCGTATTTAATGAATTTCAGCTGATTACCTGCCGCAACGTTTTCATTTACTTTGATAATAAATTACAGGAACGTATACTCGATCTGTTTTATAACAGCCTGGCGCCTCATGGCTTTTTATGCCTTGGTTCAAAGGAAACGATACGGTCTGAAGCGTTCCGCAAAAAGTTCAAGGTGATCAACAGTAAAGAAAATATATACCAGAAAATTGGCATTTGACGATAATATATTGCAGCGTTGGCAGCAGGCCGAAGTGCTATTAATTGGCGGCTCGGCAGGCTCTTTCAAGCTGTTTTTTAACATCGTTAAACATGTTGATGTTGATATTAATAAGGTTATAATACTGGTGATGCATCGTAAAAAGAATTTTTTTAGCGAAATAGAAAAACTCTTTTCAGAGCACTCTCGTATATATATCCGGGAAATTACCGATAAAGACGCATTAAAGCATAATACCATTTTTATCGCTCCTGCAAATTACCACACGCTGATTGAGAAAGAGGGATATTTCAGTCTCGACGTTTCTGATCCTGTATGGTATTCCAAGCCCTCAATTGATGTGACTTTTGATAGCGCTGCTGAGGTTTTTAATGAGCGGTGTGTAGCGATATTGCTTTCAGGTGCTAACCAGGATGGCGCCGAAGGTTTATTGAAATTGCGGCAGGCCGGTTCGCTCACCATCGCGCAGGACCCATCTGAAGCTGAAATGGCAGAAATGCCGCGTTCGGCTATCGAATTGGGCGCCGCCGAACTTGTTTTGACGACGGAAGACATTCTTAAATTAATACGAACTTAGCCATATACCCCACACAATTAATAAATGATCCCTGTTAACATTCTTATTGTAGATGATAGAGAAGAGAATATTGTCGCGCTTGAAGCTCTGCTAAAACGTGATGACATTCGTATCTACGCTACTACCTCACCTAACGAAGCACTCAAGATTGCCTGGGAAAACCCCATAGCCATTGCGCTGGTTGACGTGCAAATGCCCGAGATGGATGGCTTTGAGCTGGTTGAGATGCTCAAATCAAACCCACGTACGCGGGATATTATGGTAATATTTGTAACCGCAATATCAAAGGAAGCAAAATATGTAGTAAAAGGTTTAGGCGTTGGCGCGGTTGATTACCTGTATAAACCTCTGGATCCGTACATAACATCAGCCAAGGTCGATGCTTTTGTGCAGCTTGCCCGCAGCCGTGATGAGATAAAACTGAAGAACGAAGAGCTACAGAACTATGCTACGGTAGTAAAAAATTCCGCGGATATTATTTGTACCGTTGATGCGCAAACGCTGCGTATTTTAAGCATCAACCCCGCCGCCGAGCAGATATTGGGTTTTAAACCCAGCGAACTGATTGATGCCAGCATTGTTGACCGGGTTGTTGAAGCTGACCAAATCGCTTTCAGGCAAAAACTGGCCGATGTAATTAAAGAACGCCTAACCTATTCGGTTTTCGAGTTTCAGTTCGAAACTTTTAATAAAAACGTCATTTGGGGGGAGTGCCGGGCGTCATACCGTAACAAAATGCTGTTCCTCAACATTAATGATGTTTCGCCGCAAAAAAGTTATCAGCAGCAGCTAATCAAATCAAAGGAAGCCGCGGAACTTGGCAAAAAAACCAAGGAGAACTTTTTAGCTAACATGAGCCATGAGTTGCGCACGCCTATAAACGGAATATTGGGTATTACCAACCTGCTGCGCAAAACAGAAGTGAACGAGCAGCAGATCAATATGCTTAACCTGCTCGAGGTGTCATCCCAGTCATTGCTTGGGGTGGTAAATGATGTGCTGGATATATCAAAGATTGAAGCCGGCAAGTTTAGCATCATTCGCAGTCCGCACAACCTGCACGAAATTGTGAAGTCTGTTTACGGCCTGCTTAAATTTAAGGCCGACGAAAAGAACATCGAATTCATATTTGAACTGGCGCCGGATGTGCCCGAGAATATCATGGTTGATTCATTGCGCCTTAACCAGGTGCTCATGAATTTGTTGAGCAACGCGATAAAATTTACAGAGCGTGGTTTTGTAAAGTTGAGTGTTAAAACGCTCGACAAAACGGCCGACCGTGCCAAGATAGAGTTTTGCATCAGCGATAGCGGTATCGGTATCGCCGCTAATCACCTTTCAAAAATATTCGACTCGTTTGAGCAGGCCGAAGATGATACTTCGATAAAATACGGTGGTACCGGCCTTGGCCTCGCTATTGTTAAAAAATTAGCGGAGTTAAAGGGTGGCGAACTGAAAGTTACAAGTAAAGTAGGCGAGGGCAGCGAGTTCAGGTTTATAAACTGGTACACACTTACCGAAATGCCTAAGGAAAAGCAAGAGCGTCGCCCTACCGAAACGCTGTTGCCGTTCAATAACGTAAGCATACTGGTGGCTGAGGATAACATGGTGAATCAGTTTATGATCAGCAAATTGTTGAAGGACTGGAATGTGGCTGCCGAGATAGTGGATAACGGCCGCAAAGTGCTGGAGAAACTCAGGCTAAAAGATTATGATATTATTTTGATGGATACTCACATGCCCGAGATGGATGGCTACCAGGCCGCAAAATCAATACGTATGGATTTCGAAGACCCCAAACGTACCATCCCGATCATATCCCTATCGGCAGCTACTTTAGATTATGAGCAGAAGGAGGCGTTAGCAGCGGGTATGGATGACGTATTATCGAAACCCTTCCAGCCTTATCAACTGCACGAAAAGATAAGCAAGCTTTTAAAAAAGCGTTCGCTTAAAACGCCAGTTTAGTTTGGCCGGTGCCTGCAATGCGCGCCTCATGTTCAAGCAACCATTGTTTGCGCCACAGGCCGCCCGCGTAGCCGGTAAGGCTACCGTCTGATCCGATAACGCGGTGGCAGGGCACTACTATCCATAAATTATTTTTCCCGTTTGCTGATGCGATGGCGCGTATGGCAAGCGGGCTTTTCATTTGGTTGGATAGCGCCGCATAACTGGTGGTGTTGCCGTAAGGTATCTGCAGCAGTTGCTGCCAAACCTTTTGCTGAAAATCGGTACCCGCCTGCTTTATCGGAAAGTCAAAATCCTTGCGTTTGCCCGCAAAGTATTCATCAAATTGCAGGGCTACCGTTTTAAGCAATTCGGTTTCCGGCTCATTCGCTTCAATATCTTCATCACGGATGGATATCGCGCTGATAAAGCCGTCATCGTCAGTAATGCGGGCAACGCCAAGCGGGGTACGGTAAAATAAATTCACAGGCATAGGGTAAAGTTAGGGCTTTTAAAATATCGGCAAAAGCAAAATCACAAACCTGCGCTTATTATATTTGCAGCTCATGGAACTTATCGGTCAAACGCTTACGCTGTTAAAAAAGGAAATATTGCTGGAGTGGCGCTCAAAGTATGCCTTTAACGGGGTATTGCTGTATGTGGTATCAACCGTGTTTGTGTGCTACATAGCCTTTAGTTTAAGCGCCGGTTTTACAGGCAGCAGCGGTTACCCGATAGTATGGAACGTGTTGTTCTGGATCATTATGTTGTTTGCTTCCGTTAACGCTATAGGCAAAAGCTTTGTGCAGGAGAGTAGGGGTCGTTTGCTGTATTACTATTCCATAGCCAGCCCGCAGGCCATTATACTTTCAAAAATTATTTATAACATGCTGCTGATGGCGCTGCTAAGCACGTTGGCTATCATCGTTTACGTTGTGTTCTTTAAAAATGTAGTAGGCGACCCCTTACTGTATTTCGCTTCGGTAATTATTGGCAGTATCAGCTTTTCAACGGTTTTTACCATGATATCGGCCATAGCTTCAAAAGCAGGTAACAACGGTACGCTGATGGCCATATTGAGTTTCCCGGTTATCATTCCTGTAATATTGATTTTGATCCGCTTCAGTAAAAATGCCATGGATGGGTTAGACAGGAGCCTGAATTACGGACATTTAGGCGCGTTGGCGGCCATTAACGCAATAGTTATCGCAACATCGCTGTTGTTATTCCCTTATCTATGGCGCGATTAAAAACTTTCTTTTCCGGGCTGATTGTTATATGCCTGCTTGTATTGGCGACCCCTGCGTTTGCGCAGGATGGCACCATAATCGGTAAGGTTACCACCGCAGGCGGAAAGCAACCCCTGGCCAAAGCCAGTGTGTTTTTAAACAATGCTACGTTCGGCACTACCTCGGCAGATGATGGATCATTTACCTTACGCGGGGTGAAGCCCGGCCAATACCAATTGGTAGTAACCAGCGTGGGTTACCAGGAAGCGGTGCAAACAGTGATGGTTAGCAATACAACGCTTACGCTGAATATCGATCTTAAGCAAAAAAATATGATGCTGCGCGAGGTGGTGATCATGACGGATGCTGACTGGAAAAAGAATTACGAAATATTTAAGCAGGATTTTATCGGCACTTCCGAAAACTCGAAGAAGTGCTATGTGGTTAACCCGCGGGTAGTAAGCTTATCTTATAAAAGCTCTAAAAAAACATTGGAGGCTTTCACGGACGAATTTTTAGTGGTAGAGAACCGTGCGCTGGGCTACCGGGTGAAATACATGATTAATGACTTCAAAACCGATAAGCTGAACGGGATCATATCATACGAGGGTAGGGCGCTGTTTGAGCAGTTGCCGGGCAGCGAAGCCCAAAAACAAAAATGGCGTGAGAAACGGAAGGAGGCTTACTACGGCTCGGCAAAACATTTCTTCCGTTCGGTTTATGCCGATACGTTTGAGGATGACGGTTTTATTGTAAAGCCATTTATGCGCGAGCCAAACCCCGAACGCGCCCCCGAGGAGCTGATACAACGCAAAATAAAGCAATTCAGAACCACTAACCGCGATTCGGCAAACTACTGGATCAACATGTCAAACATGCCTAAGTATTACCATGAGATGCTGGGCAAGGAGCTGTTAAAACGTAACCAGTTCTTCTTTAAAACTAATGATCCGGGTATATTCGGTTTAGGGGTAAACAAGTACATGCTTTATGTGATCTACACCAAAAAGCACGAGGAAACCAACTTCAGGGACCTGTACCGACCGCTGGATATGGAAAACTTCGAGATAAGTACAATGACTTTCCCTAAGCCTGTTATTTATTTTGATATGAATGGGCGCGTATTGCAGGATCCGCCAATGGTGGAGGGCACATGGTCAAAAGCCAAACTGGCCGAATTGCTACCGCTTGATTATATGCCCGGTGATTGAGTTTTTAGGCATAATATGACCTGAAATTATCAATACCGTATAGGCCGCTTCCGGCGTTCTATATTAAAAATTGTTACATTTGTCGCCACAAGTTATTTTATGAAGTTTATGTACCAAACATGGTGGAAAGTGCTGGCCGTACTGCTGGTATTAACAACCGTCATAGCCGGTTTTTTGATACAGGTGCCACGTTTGCCCATCGTTCATGAAACCATCCGTAATACATTTTTTCATGTGCCTATGTGGATGGCCATGTTCATCGTGTTCATTATATCGGTAGTGTATAGTATAAAATATCTTCGTTCGGCCGATCCAAAACACGACCTGATAGCGGTTGAATGCGTAAATGTTGGCGTTTTCTTTTTCATATTAGGCCTCATTACCGGTATGATATGGGCACGCAATACCTGGGGCGAGTACTGGAGTAATGACCCTAAACAGAACAGTGCCGCCATTGCATTTTTGTTGTACTGTGCTTACCTCGTGCTGCGTAATGCAATAGATGAAGAGCAGAAACGAGCACGTATATCGGCCATCTATAACATTTTTGCTTTCCCGGTAATGATTGTGCTTATTATGGTACTACCCCGCATGACGGATTCATTACATCCCGGTAATGGTGGTAACCCGGCTTTTAGTAAAATTACCGATAACAACGTACGTATGATTTTATATGTAGGTTTTATCGCCTGGAGTTTAATGGCAGTTTGGATAGCCACCCTGCGCTACCGCATCCGCCTGATTGAATACAAACAGAATTCCCTTGATTAATGATGAAGAAATTATTCTCCCTGATAGTATTGTTGTTAAGCGTTACCGCCGTTTTCGCCCAAAATGGCGCCGATATTGAAATGGCCGACACGCTGCGCAGCTCCGGCAAAATATACGTTGTAGTGGCTACTTTGGCCATTATTTTCGTTGGTTTGGCCATTTATTTGTTCTCGATAGATAAAAGATTAAAAAAAGTCGAAAACGAAAAATAGTTCAAAAATTTAGTTTGTGTTGTTTAAACATTGGTTTAAATTGATTGTTATGTAGTGTA
This genomic interval from Mucilaginibacter defluvii contains the following:
- a CDS encoding response regulator, with amino-acid sequence MANLSFRTQVLTGFAISVILVFIVAVLSYRSINQLEDDTVKVEHTQQVIKTSTSLLQQLIDAETGMRGYCATGKKPFLEPYNSALPSIGSDLDKLRGLIEDNPVQVKRVEILYKLIGNQLGILSNNIKTRDDKGLSYMVANDMLINGKANMDKVRAVITTVIETEQALLVKRKNATKVSSDQAIFIIIAGSAIFLVIIIILFYYIQGTFNRQKKIEQEITDTNVQLGAVLRENEAKNWLLTGTGLLNEKMQGQQTEKELATNVINEICNYTGALTGTFYLLNDQDERLDLYGSYAFHNPDSLKKTIRLSEGVLGQVAVEQKAKVVKGKLNSKLELSTSVLANELTDSFIVPFFYDKKLKGVMELAYQGEMHEAVRDYILSATNDIGIAINTSQARTIMHDLFEETQQQAEELEAQQEEMRVTNEELLNKTEMLQASEEELRVQQEELRTINAELEEKASLLEEKNQAIEEARQAINLKVEELESTGKYKSEFLANMSHELRTPLNSILVLARILKDNKSDNLSEDQLKYASVIFNAGNDLLTLINDILDLSKIESGKLEMQNEHVRVNDILKDMEMMFGEVAANKRISYTTSSTANIPATIFTDKVRVEQIIKNLLSNAFKFTSENGSIMLNATANTVNGTISFHIKDTGIGIPAEKQKLIFEAFQQADGSTSRKYGGTGLGLSISRELAALLGGRITLQSEQNVGSEFTLTIPFEAAQTETNEEDVLPTVETFSPPKEFLKPAAQIAKKKNGEPLVVIVEDDKNFADILKDYSRDHGYKSIMVNEGTNAYQIIKDSQPDAVILDIMLPGKDGWQILRELKHDEATMHIPVHLMSAGEAAANRVRKEGAISFMKKPIDTNALDKLFTDIMQQSGAKFKQILLVEDHQAQSQALKDMMQAQGIEVDQAFDGESAYRMLHENEYQCVILDLNLPDISGLDLLDKIKAVDKFLELPVIINTAMELDKTSVTRLMQYANAMVIKTNKSSDRLIDEVNLFLNKIAESSKTEVDLTAPKPKSISKGKEVIKNKKVLIVDDDMRNIFALSSALQSYDMNVEIANDGEEALAKLDEIPDVDIVLMDIMMPKMDGYEATRQIRKQNKWAKLPVIALTAKAMKDDREKCIAAGANDYITKPVDMDRLIALMQLWLES
- a CDS encoding methylated-DNA--[protein]-cysteine S-methyltransferase — translated: MPVNLFYRTPLGVARITDDDGFISAISIRDEDIEANEPETELLKTVALQFDEYFAGKRKDFDFPIKQAGTDFQQKVWQQLLQIPYGNTTSYAALSNQMKSPLAIRAIASANGKNNLWIVVPCHRVIGSDGSLTGYAGGLWRKQWLLEHEARIAGTGQTKLAF
- a CDS encoding hybrid sensor histidine kinase/response regulator, with protein sequence MIPVNILIVDDREENIVALEALLKRDDIRIYATTSPNEALKIAWENPIAIALVDVQMPEMDGFELVEMLKSNPRTRDIMVIFVTAISKEAKYVVKGLGVGAVDYLYKPLDPYITSAKVDAFVQLARSRDEIKLKNEELQNYATVVKNSADIICTVDAQTLRILSINPAAEQILGFKPSELIDASIVDRVVEADQIAFRQKLADVIKERLTYSVFEFQFETFNKNVIWGECRASYRNKMLFLNINDVSPQKSYQQQLIKSKEAAELGKKTKENFLANMSHELRTPINGILGITNLLRKTEVNEQQINMLNLLEVSSQSLLGVVNDVLDISKIEAGKFSIIRSPHNLHEIVKSVYGLLKFKADEKNIEFIFELAPDVPENIMVDSLRLNQVLMNLLSNAIKFTERGFVKLSVKTLDKTADRAKIEFCISDSGIGIAANHLSKIFDSFEQAEDDTSIKYGGTGLGLAIVKKLAELKGGELKVTSKVGEGSEFRFINWYTLTEMPKEKQERRPTETLLPFNNVSILVAEDNMVNQFMISKLLKDWNVAAEIVDNGRKVLEKLRLKDYDIILMDTHMPEMDGYQAAKSIRMDFEDPKRTIPIISLSAATLDYEQKEALAAGMDDVLSKPFQPYQLHEKISKLLKKRSLKTPV
- a CDS encoding heme exporter protein CcmB, which codes for MELIGQTLTLLKKEILLEWRSKYAFNGVLLYVVSTVFVCYIAFSLSAGFTGSSGYPIVWNVLFWIIMLFASVNAIGKSFVQESRGRLLYYYSIASPQAIILSKIIYNMLLMALLSTLAIIVYVVFFKNVVGDPLLYFASVIIGSISFSTVFTMISAIASKAGNNGTLMAILSFPVIIPVILILIRFSKNAMDGLDRSLNYGHLGALAAINAIVIATSLLLFPYLWRD
- a CDS encoding carboxypeptidase-like regulatory domain-containing protein, producing the protein MARLKTFFSGLIVICLLVLATPAFAQDGTIIGKVTTAGGKQPLAKASVFLNNATFGTTSADDGSFTLRGVKPGQYQLVVTSVGYQEAVQTVMVSNTTLTLNIDLKQKNMMLREVVIMTDADWKKNYEIFKQDFIGTSENSKKCYVVNPRVVSLSYKSSKKTLEAFTDEFLVVENRALGYRVKYMINDFKTDKLNGIISYEGRALFEQLPGSEAQKQKWREKRKEAYYGSAKHFFRSVYADTFEDDGFIVKPFMREPNPERAPEELIQRKIKQFRTTNRDSANYWINMSNMPKYYHEMLGKELLKRNQFFFKTNDPGIFGLGVNKYMLYVIYTKKHEETNFRDLYRPLDMENFEISTMTFPKPVIYFDMNGRVLQDPPMVEGTWSKAKLAELLPLDYMPGD
- a CDS encoding chemotaxis protein CheB, translated to MAFDDNILQRWQQAEVLLIGGSAGSFKLFFNIVKHVDVDINKVIILVMHRKKNFFSEIEKLFSEHSRIYIREITDKDALKHNTIFIAPANYHTLIEKEGYFSLDVSDPVWYSKPSIDVTFDSAAEVFNERCVAILLSGANQDGAEGLLKLRQAGSLTIAQDPSEAEMAEMPRSAIELGAAELVLTTEDILKLIRT
- a CDS encoding protein-glutamate O-methyltransferase CheR, with product MKVQLSGITPEELNELITLVKGVHGFDFSDYGKASLTRRVSRIMSLKKLSFYELKHRIVNAEGFFQHFLEEVTVNVTEMFRDPNFYRSVNELVVPYLSTYQHVKIWTAGCSSGEEVYSLAILLREAGIKHKCFVYGTDINTEVLKEARKGIYSFRKIKSYAENYIYTGLKGSLTDHFTIMYDAATIHSELKQDTLFSVHNLVSDGVFNEFQLITCRNVFIYFDNKLQERILDLFYNSLAPHGFLCLGSKETIRSEAFRKKFKVINSKENIYQKIGI
- a CDS encoding CcmD family protein; translated protein: MMKKLFSLIVLLLSVTAVFAQNGADIEMADTLRSSGKIYVVVATLAIIFVGLAIYLFSIDKRLKKVENEK
- a CDS encoding 2-vinyl bacteriochlorophyllide hydratase, with product MYQTWWKVLAVLLVLTTVIAGFLIQVPRLPIVHETIRNTFFHVPMWMAMFIVFIISVVYSIKYLRSADPKHDLIAVECVNVGVFFFILGLITGMIWARNTWGEYWSNDPKQNSAAIAFLLYCAYLVLRNAIDEEQKRARISAIYNIFAFPVMIVLIMVLPRMTDSLHPGNGGNPAFSKITDNNVRMILYVGFIAWSLMAVWIATLRYRIRLIEYKQNSLD